Proteins encoded within one genomic window of Felis catus isolate Fca126 chromosome C1, F.catus_Fca126_mat1.0, whole genome shotgun sequence:
- the NEU4 gene encoding sialidase-4, with protein MGAPRVPERTVLFQRERSGLTYRVPALLPVPPAPTLLAFAEQRLSPDDAHAHRLVQRRGTLAGGSVRWGAARVLGTAALEEHRSMNPCPVHDARTATVFLFFIAVRGRTPEAAQIAAGRNAARLCCVTSRDSGRSWGAARDLTEEAVGGAEQDWATFAVGPGHGIQLRSGRLLVPAYTYHVDRRECFGKICRTSPHAFTFYSDDHGRTWRHGGLVPNLRSGECQLAAVDSGQAGHILYCNARSPLGSRVQALSADEGTSFLPGELVPALAETARGCQGSVLGFPAPLFSRPRNGRWPVGAGSHSYSPHLCLGVQEPSEEGTGDTQGAQGPSGMEGCRDSPEEPGLGPGLSGIMAAWTSKVPGPPATLSQSPTWLLYSHPVGRRARLHMGIYLSRSPLDPHSWTEPWVIYEGPSGYSDLASVGPTVKGALTFACLFESGARVSYEEISFCMFSLGEVLQNLPPGPKPPGLGDKPLERCRPS; from the exons ATGGGGGCCCCGCGCGTCCCCGAGCGGACAGTGCTCTTCCAGCGCGAGAGGAGCGGCCTGACGTACCGCGTGCCCGCGCTGCTGCCCGTGCCCCCCGCGCCCACCCTGCTGGCCTTCGCGGAGCAGCGGCTCAGCCCCGACGACGCGCACGCGCACCGGCTGGTGCAGAGACGGGGCACGCTGGCGGGGGGCTCCGTGCGG tgGGGCGCCGCGCGCGTGCTGGGGACGGCCGCCCTGGAGGAGCACCGGTCCATGAACCCCTGCCCCGTGCACGACGCGCGCACGGCCACcgtcttcctcttcttcatcgCCGTGCGGGGCCGCACCCCCGAGGCCGCGCAGATCGCCGCGGGCAGGAACGCCGCGCGCCTCTGCTGCGTGACCAGCCGGGACTCGGGGCGCAGCTGGGGCGCCGCCCGGGACCTCACGGAGGAGGCGGTGGGCGGCGCCGAGCAGG ACTGGGCCACATTTGCCGTGGGCCCGGGCCACGGCATCCAGCTGCGCTCAGGCCGCCTGCTGGTGCCTGCCTACACGTACCACGTAGACCGGCGGGAGTGCTTTGGCAAGATCTGCAGGACCAGCCCGCATGCCTTCACCTTCTACAGTGACGACCACGGTCGCACCTGGCGCCACGGAGGCCTGGTGCCCAACCTTCGCTCGGGCGAGTGCCAGCTGGCCGCGGTGGACAGCGGGCAGGCCGGCCACATCCTGTACTGCAACGCCCGGAGCCCCCTGGGGAGCCGCGTGCAGGCGCTCAGTGCGGACGAGGGCACCTCCTTCCTGCCCGGGGAGCTGGTGCCCGCCCTGGCCGAGACCGCCCGGGGCTGCCAGGGCAGCGTCCTTGGCTTCCCTGCCCCGCTCTTTAGCAGGCCGAGGAATGGTAGATGGCCAGTGGGTGCCGGGAGCCACTCCTACTCTCCACACCTCTGTCTTGGAGTCCAGGAACCCTCAGAGGAGGGTACTGGAGACACCCAAGGGGCCCAGGGGCCCAGCGGGATGGAGGGATGTAGGGACAGCCCCGAAGAgcctggcctggggcctgggctcAGTGGGATCATGGCGGCCTGGACCTCGAAGGTCCCCGGGCCCCCTGCCACCCTGTCTCAGAGCCCCACCTGGCTGCTGTATTCCCACCCGGTGGGGCGCAGGGCTCGGCTCCATATGGGAATCTATCTGAGCCGGTCCCCCCTGGATCCCCACAGCTGGACGGAGCCCTGGGTGATCTATGAGGGGCCCAGCGGCTACTCTGATCTGGCATCCGTCGGGCCAACTGTCAAGGGAGCCCTGACCTTTGCTTGTCTGTTTGAGAGTGGGGCCAGGGTCTCCTACGAGGAGATCTCCTTCTGCATGTTCTCCCTTGGTGAGGTCCTGCAGAACCTGCCGCCGGGCCCCAAGCCACCCGGCCTCGGGGACAAGCCTCTGGAGCGCTGCCGGCCTTCCTGA
- the PDCD1 gene encoding programmed cell death protein 1 precursor, which translates to MGTPRAPWPLVWAVLQLGWWPGWLLDSPYRPWSPLTFSPAQLTVLEGENATFVCHLPDVPESFVLNWYRVSPRNQTDKLAAFQENHTEPGKDRRFRVTRLPSGQDFHTTILAAQLNDSGIYLCGAIYLPPNTQIYESPRAELTVKERVLEPPTESPSPPPRLTGQGQGLVVGVTSVLVGVLLLLLLTWVLAAAFPRATRGACACGSEDEPLKEGPSAAPVFTVDYGELDFQWREKTPEPPAPCAPEQTEYATIVFPSRPGSPGPLPLRPEDGPCPWPL; encoded by the exons ACTCCCCCTACAGGCCCTGGAGCCCCCTCACCTTCTCCCCGGCCCAGCTCACGGTGCTCGAGGGGGAGAACGCCACCTTCGTCTGCCACCTGCCCGACGTACCCGAGAGCTTCGTGCTCAACTGGTACCGCGTGAGTCCCCGCAACCAGACGGACAAGCTGGCCGCCTTCCAGGAGAACCACACCGAGCCCGGCAAGGACAGGCGCTTCCGCGTCACGCGGCTGCCCAGCGGGCAGGACTTCCACACGACCATCCTCGCCGCCCAGCTCAACGACAGCGGCATCTACCTCTGCGGGGCCATCTACCTGCCCCCCAACACGCAGATCTATGAGAGCCCACGAGCGGAGCTCACTGTGAAAG AGAGAGTCCTGGAGCCCCCCACAGAGagtcccagccccccacccagacTCACCGGCCAAGGCCAGGGGCTGGTCGTGGGCGTCACAAGCGTGCTGGTGGGTgtcctgctgttgctgctgctgacCTGGGTGCTGGCTGCGGCCTTCCCCAGGGCCACTCGAG GTGCCTGTGCCTGCGGGAGCGAGGACGAGCCTCTG AAGGAGGGCCCCTCTGCGGCACCCGTGTTCACCGTGGACTACGGAGAGCTGGACTTTCAGTGGCGAGAGAAGACGCccgagccccccgccccctgcgccCCCGAACAGACCGAGTATGCCACGATCGTCTTCCCCAGCAGGCCGGGCTCCCCGGGGCCCCTGCCTCTGAGGCCCGAGGACGgaccctgcccttggcccctctGA